In one window of Neisseria subflava DNA:
- the gatC gene encoding Asp-tRNA(Asn)/Glu-tRNA(Gln) amidotransferase subunit GatC, with protein sequence MALSLNDVEKIAKLSRLTLTDEEKNKTLAELNDIFAMVENMQSVNTDGIEPMAHPHEAALRLREDKVTETDHAAEYQAVAPEVRNRLYIVPQVIEE encoded by the coding sequence ATGGCTTTAAGCTTAAATGATGTGGAAAAAATAGCAAAACTCTCGCGCCTCACTTTAACGGACGAAGAAAAAAACAAAACGCTTGCCGAGTTGAACGACATTTTCGCCATGGTTGAAAATATGCAAAGCGTCAATACCGACGGCATCGAACCCATGGCGCATCCGCACGAAGCCGCTTTGCGCCTGCGCGAAGATAAAGTGACTGAAACCGATCACGCTGCAGAATATCAGGCTGTTGCCCCCGAAGTGCGCAACCGCCTGTATATCGTTCCTCAAGTGATTGAAGAATAA
- a CDS encoding rod shape-determining protein yields MFRLLSRFLSNDIAIDLGTANTLIFVRGKGIVLDEPSMVAIQSGAGNKSKIIAVGTEAKKMQGRAPRNIEIVRPMRDGVIADFVITERMLGMLIKKATEGRSLVPPRVVICVPGGSTQVERKAILDSAFAAGAASVHLIEEPMAAALGAGLPIEDAAGSMIVDIGGGTTEIGILSLGGMAYSASVRAAGDEFDKSIIHYLRRHRGVLIGEATAEELKKQIGSASGFETETAMRIKGRNLAEGTPKSLAVTSTEIREALSETVNQIIRAVRLALEQAPPELAGDIADRGIMLTGGGALLHGIDTVLADATGLPVGIADQPLNCVAYGAGKALDYIGKWDDTVFTENP; encoded by the coding sequence ATGTTTCGTCTTTTATCTCGTTTCCTCTCCAATGATATTGCCATCGACTTGGGCACAGCCAACACGTTGATTTTTGTACGTGGCAAAGGGATTGTTTTGGATGAGCCGTCTATGGTTGCGATTCAATCCGGCGCAGGCAATAAAAGTAAAATTATAGCCGTGGGCACGGAAGCCAAAAAAATGCAGGGGCGTGCGCCGCGCAATATTGAAATTGTCCGCCCGATGAGGGACGGCGTGATTGCTGATTTTGTGATTACCGAGCGTATGCTGGGTATGTTGATTAAAAAAGCCACCGAAGGACGATCTTTGGTTCCGCCTCGTGTGGTTATCTGTGTTCCGGGCGGCTCCACCCAAGTGGAACGTAAAGCGATTTTGGATTCTGCGTTTGCTGCCGGAGCGGCAAGCGTACATTTGATTGAAGAACCGATGGCCGCCGCTTTAGGCGCGGGCTTGCCAATTGAAGATGCGGCAGGTTCGATGATTGTCGATATTGGCGGCGGTACGACTGAAATCGGTATTCTTTCGCTGGGCGGCATGGCCTATTCTGCTTCTGTCCGCGCAGCCGGCGATGAATTCGATAAAAGCATCATCCATTACCTTCGCCGCCATCGCGGTGTCTTGATTGGCGAAGCTACGGCCGAAGAATTGAAGAAACAAATCGGCTCGGCCTCGGGCTTTGAAACCGAAACAGCCATGCGCATTAAAGGCCGCAATCTGGCCGAAGGTACGCCTAAATCCTTGGCTGTTACTTCAACTGAAATCCGTGAAGCATTGAGTGAAACGGTAAATCAAATCATCCGTGCCGTCCGTCTGGCTTTAGAACAGGCTCCACCCGAACTGGCCGGCGACATCGCCGACCGCGGTATTATGCTGACCGGCGGCGGTGCGCTTCTGCACGGTATCGATACCGTCTTGGCCGACGCAACCGGCCTGCCCGTCGGTATTGCCGACCAACCTCTGAACTGCGTTGCCTATGGTGCCGGTAAGGCTTTGGACTATATCGGCAAATGGGATGATACCGTATTCACGGAAAACCCATAA
- the mreC gene encoding rod shape-determining protein MreC → MERSSLRFDEAKGPKLLPRFVVYIALATGMIVADYRFSLMQPIRAAVMPMLYPAQWLANQPVQLYQYFADLSQSKSELLEQNRQLLEENGRLKIDLQRDKVNTDELRELKKLYGLQQKSIHNVIGAEVISNGKDPLSERLIIGKGSQDGLKVGDTVIDQSGLIGLLTQVHTQSAEIGLISGGQSIVPIAVSRTGERNLAYGNGNGLDLRYFPTGSDLKPGDVLLTSGLDGTYPAGIPVATVSKVVRASGTPYYDTQLTPLAALRSSRFVLVLSSAPSSPR, encoded by the coding sequence ATGGAACGCTCTTCTTTGCGCTTTGACGAGGCAAAAGGCCCTAAGCTGTTGCCTCGTTTTGTCGTTTATATCGCTCTGGCTACCGGCATGATTGTGGCCGATTACCGCTTTTCATTAATGCAGCCTATACGTGCGGCAGTAATGCCTATGCTCTACCCTGCTCAATGGCTGGCGAATCAACCTGTTCAACTTTATCAATATTTTGCCGACCTCTCCCAGTCTAAATCCGAGCTCTTGGAACAAAACCGCCAACTTCTGGAAGAAAATGGTCGTCTGAAAATTGATTTGCAGCGAGATAAAGTCAATACCGATGAATTGCGCGAATTAAAAAAACTATACGGTTTACAACAAAAAAGCATTCACAACGTTATCGGCGCGGAAGTCATTTCCAATGGCAAAGATCCGCTTTCCGAAAGACTGATTATCGGCAAGGGCAGTCAAGACGGCTTGAAAGTTGGCGATACGGTCATCGATCAAAGCGGTTTGATTGGCCTGTTGACACAAGTTCACACACAAAGTGCGGAAATTGGGCTGATTTCAGGCGGACAAAGCATTGTCCCCATAGCCGTCAGCCGTACCGGCGAACGCAACTTGGCATACGGCAATGGCAACGGTTTGGATTTGCGCTATTTCCCAACCGGCTCCGACTTGAAACCCGGCGATGTTCTGCTGACTTCCGGTTTGGACGGTACTTATCCGGCGGGGATTCCCGTTGCAACCGTCAGCAAGGTTGTCCGTGCATCGGGAACGCCTTATTACGATACGCAATTGACGCCTTTGGCCGCTTTACGCAGCAGCCGTTTTGTCTTGGTACTTTCTTCCGCCCCTTCTTCCCCACGCTGA
- the mreD gene encoding rod shape-determining protein MreD, translated as MNDFDDSYRAVPLHIMAASLIVMMILDFMPFSFDGFFWLPEMTALMLLYWTLHQPQRAGMGLAFAIGLIVDAATAATLGLHALSYVVMTYFILNRRRQIMLYGHIMQLAAVLAALLLNQAVLTVARLFLNHQVITLQGFVAPLVGALLWPILSQLMLIVTRIYRSR; from the coding sequence ATGAACGATTTTGACGATTCTTACCGTGCAGTACCGCTGCACATCATGGCGGCCAGTCTCATAGTGATGATGATACTGGACTTTATGCCGTTTTCCTTTGACGGATTCTTTTGGCTGCCTGAAATGACGGCACTGATGTTGCTGTATTGGACATTGCACCAACCGCAACGCGCAGGCATGGGACTGGCTTTTGCCATCGGTCTGATTGTCGATGCCGCAACCGCCGCGACTTTGGGCTTGCACGCCCTGTCTTACGTCGTAATGACTTATTTCATCTTAAACCGCCGCCGCCAAATCATGCTTTACGGCCACATTATGCAATTGGCCGCTGTATTGGCTGCACTGCTTCTCAATCAGGCCGTCTTAACTGTTGCCCGTTTGTTTCTTAATCATCAGGTCATCACTTTGCAAGGCTTTGTTGCCCCACTTGTCGGCGCATTACTTTGGCCGATACTCAGCCAGCTAATGTTGATTGTGACCCGTATTTACCGCTCCCGCTGA
- the mrdA gene encoding penicillin-binding protein 2, whose protein sequence is MKPILPRRLSGGQHTKKPSAQAAQADALLRLLVAFILIVIFFSILLARFFYLQVTQHNEFSGQASSNRITLIPTPPVRGEIVDINGVPLAKNYPVFSLEVIPSRIEGKMEDVIEALKKYVDITPTDLKRFKKYRESYRKFENIPLKLRLTDEEAARLSVHLREFKGVEVNSRTFREYPYGKLTSHFLGYIGRISDKDKEMLEEEGLTALYRGSTHIGKSGLEKYYEHQLHGIPGYQEVEKDAYGNIVRVLKNVPSKMGQTLRLGMDIRMQQEADRILGDRRGALVAINPQDGTVLAFVSKPSFDPNLFIDGIDSDTWKMLNDDWKKPLINRVTQGLYPPGSTFKPFMGMALLESGKITQNTIIPAPGAWSIPGSRHIFRDSVRSGHGSANLSKAIQVSSDTFFYRLGYEMGIDKASPYLAQFGFGQKTGIDLPSEYTGVLPSREWKAKRFAKSSDPTAKEWRAGEMVSVSIGQGYNAYTPLQMAHATASLANNGVVYQPHLVKEVLDFGARKITRINPNPERQIPFKADNFEYVKRAMEKVLKPGGTAHRIGGGLAYTMGGKTGTAQVVQIKQGGRYNAAALREQHRDHAWFISFAPLEKPEIAIAVILENGGWGAYAAPLAREMTDFYMLHVKPQQFSDGLESDLAKTETTDKHQPITSIFQSAYGLTPTSPASQPEVHHE, encoded by the coding sequence ATGAAACCGATTCTTCCACGCCGTCTTTCCGGTGGTCAACATACCAAAAAACCTTCTGCTCAGGCAGCACAAGCCGACGCTTTGTTGCGCCTGCTCGTTGCTTTTATCCTGATCGTCATCTTCTTTTCCATCTTGCTGGCGCGGTTCTTTTACCTACAAGTGACTCAACACAACGAGTTTTCCGGTCAGGCATCGAGCAACCGCATCACCCTGATTCCAACGCCGCCTGTACGCGGCGAAATCGTCGATATCAACGGCGTTCCTTTGGCCAAAAACTATCCAGTCTTTTCGCTTGAAGTTATTCCCAGCCGCATCGAAGGCAAGATGGAAGATGTCATTGAAGCATTGAAAAAATATGTTGATATTACGCCGACAGATTTAAAACGCTTCAAAAAATACCGCGAAAGCTATCGAAAATTTGAAAATATCCCGCTCAAGCTCAGGCTGACCGATGAAGAGGCCGCCCGTTTGTCCGTACATCTGCGCGAATTTAAAGGCGTAGAGGTCAACTCACGCACATTCCGCGAATATCCTTACGGCAAACTGACTTCCCATTTCTTAGGCTATATCGGCCGTATTAGCGATAAAGACAAAGAAATGCTGGAAGAAGAAGGCCTGACCGCCCTCTACCGCGGCAGTACGCATATCGGCAAATCCGGCTTGGAAAAATATTACGAACACCAGCTTCATGGCATTCCAGGCTATCAGGAAGTCGAAAAAGACGCTTACGGCAATATCGTCCGCGTATTGAAAAATGTTCCGTCCAAAATGGGGCAAACCTTGCGCCTGGGCATGGATATCCGTATGCAGCAGGAAGCCGACCGCATTTTAGGCGACCGCCGTGGCGCATTGGTGGCCATCAATCCGCAAGACGGTACTGTTTTGGCTTTTGTTTCCAAGCCTTCCTTCGATCCCAACCTCTTTATTGACGGCATCGACAGTGATACTTGGAAAATGCTGAATGACGATTGGAAAAAGCCTTTGATCAACCGCGTTACCCAAGGCCTTTACCCGCCGGGTTCTACATTCAAACCCTTTATGGGCATGGCCTTATTGGAAAGCGGCAAAATCACTCAAAACACCATCATCCCCGCTCCCGGCGCATGGAGCATACCCGGCAGCCGCCATATTTTCCGTGACTCTGTCCGAAGCGGCCACGGCTCGGCCAACTTGAGCAAAGCCATTCAAGTATCTTCAGATACCTTCTTTTACCGCTTGGGTTACGAAATGGGTATCGATAAAGCCTCTCCGTATCTGGCGCAATTCGGTTTCGGCCAAAAAACCGGCATTGACCTGCCCAGCGAATATACAGGCGTTTTGCCTAGCCGCGAATGGAAAGCCAAACGCTTTGCCAAATCTTCCGATCCGACCGCCAAAGAATGGCGCGCCGGCGAAATGGTTTCTGTCAGCATCGGCCAAGGCTACAACGCCTACACGCCTTTACAAATGGCACATGCGACAGCTTCTCTGGCCAATAACGGTGTCGTTTATCAGCCGCATTTGGTCAAAGAAGTATTGGATTTCGGCGCACGCAAAATTACCCGCATCAACCCCAATCCCGAGCGCCAAATTCCGTTCAAAGCCGACAACTTCGAATACGTCAAACGCGCAATGGAAAAGGTATTGAAACCGGGCGGTACGGCGCACCGTATTGGTGGCGGACTTGCTTATACAATGGGCGGTAAAACAGGTACGGCCCAGGTCGTACAAATCAAACAGGGAGGCCGCTACAACGCCGCAGCCCTGCGCGAACAACACCGCGACCACGCATGGTTTATCTCGTTTGCACCATTGGAAAAACCTGAAATCGCCATTGCCGTTATTTTGGAAAACGGCGGCTGGGGTGCGTATGCCGCGCCATTGGCTCGTGAAATGACTGATTTTTATATGCTTCACGTCAAACCGCAGCAGTTTTCAGACGGCCTTGAGTCAGATTTAGCCAAAACTGAAACAACGGACAAGCATCAGCCTATTACCAGCATTTTCCAATCTGCCTACGGACTGACTCCGACAAGCCCTGCCTCACAGCCGGAGGTTCATCATGAATAA
- the rodA gene encoding rod shape-determining protein RodA: MNNTSAWKNFKSTIAAPIDPWLFFAMLAIYIMSLFLLYSADGQEFGQLENKTIHTVLGFALLWIIAVFKPQTAAKVALPVYIVGVLLLIGVEVAGVTVNGSTRWLSLGFTRIQPSEIMKIGIPMTVAWYFQRYEGRLKWIHYIIALVLILVPVALILKQPDLGTAALIMASGIFVIFFAGLPWKAIFSAIIAFVAALPLLWNYGMHDYQKTRVLTLLDPTKDPLGAGYHIIQSMIAIGSGGVWGKGWLNGTQTHLDYIPESTTDFIFAVFGEEFGLIGNILLLLIYLIILARGLWIAAQAQSLYSRSLAGALTMTFFCYAFVNMGMVSGILPVVGVPLPLVSYGGTATLSIMVVLALLMGIANEHKNRRRNADNDDLTESEE; this comes from the coding sequence ATGAATAACACATCAGCGTGGAAAAATTTCAAATCCACCATTGCCGCCCCGATTGACCCTTGGCTGTTTTTTGCCATGCTCGCCATCTACATCATGAGCCTGTTCCTGCTCTATTCTGCAGATGGGCAAGAGTTCGGCCAATTGGAAAACAAAACCATCCATACCGTTTTGGGCTTTGCCCTATTATGGATTATCGCCGTATTCAAGCCGCAAACGGCTGCCAAAGTTGCCCTGCCGGTTTACATTGTCGGCGTATTACTATTGATTGGTGTCGAAGTCGCCGGCGTTACCGTCAACGGCTCGACCCGTTGGCTGAGTCTCGGCTTTACCCGTATCCAACCTTCCGAAATCATGAAAATCGGTATTCCCATGACCGTCGCGTGGTATTTTCAACGCTATGAAGGCCGTCTGAAATGGATACATTATATTATCGCCCTCGTGCTGATTCTTGTTCCTGTCGCCCTGATTTTGAAACAGCCGGACCTCGGTACGGCCGCGCTGATTATGGCTTCGGGTATTTTTGTCATCTTCTTTGCCGGATTACCTTGGAAAGCCATTTTTTCCGCTATTATTGCCTTTGTAGCCGCCTTGCCACTCTTGTGGAATTACGGCATGCACGACTATCAAAAAACCCGCGTCCTCACCCTGCTCGACCCAACCAAAGATCCGTTAGGTGCAGGCTACCACATCATCCAATCCATGATTGCCATCGGCTCGGGCGGCGTATGGGGTAAAGGCTGGCTCAACGGTACGCAAACCCATTTGGACTATATTCCCGAATCAACGACTGACTTTATTTTCGCAGTATTCGGCGAAGAGTTCGGCCTGATTGGCAATATCCTTTTACTGCTGATTTACCTTATCATTCTGGCACGCGGATTGTGGATTGCCGCTCAAGCGCAATCCCTTTACAGTCGTAGTTTGGCAGGCGCATTGACCATGACTTTTTTCTGCTATGCCTTTGTAAACATGGGCATGGTCAGCGGTATTTTGCCCGTCGTAGGTGTCCCTCTCCCCTTGGTCAGCTACGGCGGCACGGCTACGCTTTCCATCATGGTGGTGCTCGCCCTGCTGATGGGTATTGCAAACGAACACAAAAACCGCCGCCGTAATGCGGATAACGATGACCTAACTGAAAGCGAGGAATAA
- a CDS encoding MarC family protein: protein MELGVEIGKLLVAFLVLINPFSALSIYLDLTQNHSTKEKRRIARTAALAVFIVIIVFALSGGILLKVLGISVGSFQVGGGILVLLIAISLMNGNDNSAKPKIDPHSEEHQSAQQVRRNEKAIAVVPIAIPITIGPGGISTVIIYSSAAKNYSDIALIIISGFLVSLICYFILVVAGRISKRLGTTGLTILNRIMGMMLAAISVEIIVAGLKSIFPQLVA, encoded by the coding sequence ATGGAACTGGGTGTAGAAATCGGCAAGCTGCTTGTGGCATTTCTCGTGCTGATTAATCCTTTCAGCGCGCTCTCGATTTATCTTGATCTGACACAAAACCACAGCACCAAAGAAAAGCGCAGAATCGCGCGTACTGCCGCATTGGCTGTCTTCATCGTAATCATCGTCTTTGCACTGAGCGGCGGTATCTTGTTGAAAGTACTCGGCATCAGCGTCGGCTCTTTCCAAGTCGGCGGCGGGATTCTGGTTTTGCTGATTGCCATCTCCTTAATGAACGGCAACGACAACTCGGCCAAACCCAAAATTGATCCCCATTCAGAAGAACATCAAAGTGCGCAACAAGTCCGCCGCAATGAAAAAGCCATTGCCGTCGTACCCATTGCCATTCCGATTACCATCGGCCCCGGCGGTATCTCCACTGTCATCATTTATTCCTCTGCCGCCAAAAATTACAGCGATATTGCCCTAATTATCATCTCCGGCTTCTTGGTCAGCCTGATTTGCTATTTCATTTTGGTCGTGGCCGGACGCATCAGCAAACGCTTGGGCACTACCGGCCTGACCATCCTCAACCGCATCATGGGCATGATGCTAGCCGCCATTTCCGTAGAGATTATTGTTGCCGGCTTAAAATCCATTTTTCCCCAACTAGTCGCTTGA
- a CDS encoding aldehyde dehydrogenase family protein, translating into MFHSTHVFTRETIYRRPAQSYTEFTDELNRLQTLQQTFAQSSIIERTILLQQFADILTRNQERLAEMVCEEVGRCLHECRAEISKSIELIRYYARLAPELLAHKTIATQASLSQVRFEPLGVVLAVMPWNYPVWQILRFAIPALCAGNACAVKPAPSVARVSETLFSLVPEGLPLIGAWLSHEDTLKAIEDTDAMAFTGSTHTGRLLAAHAGKHLKKTVLELGGSNPFIILPDADLQRAAIDACYSRFRDAGQSCNAAKRIVVTQNIAEQFIPLFLAECAKLQTGNPKNPNTTLAPLHRQDLRQTVHEQVQDAVAHGAQCLSGGYIPEGESWFYPATVLDQVNPNCRVWHEEVFGPVAMILRADNPDHAVALANDTPFGLGACIYTADTANAWQYAERIQAGSVFINRHTSSDLRLPFGGVKASGYGRELSEFGLYEFVNVKTYWQK; encoded by the coding sequence ATGTTTCACAGCACCCATGTCTTCACCAGAGAAACCATTTACCGCCGACCGGCGCAAAGCTATACCGAGTTCACCGACGAATTAAACCGCCTCCAAACCCTTCAGCAAACCTTCGCCCAATCAAGCATTATCGAGCGCACCATCCTCTTACAGCAATTTGCCGACATCCTCACCCGAAACCAAGAACGCCTTGCCGAAATGGTTTGCGAAGAAGTCGGACGCTGCCTGCACGAATGTCGTGCCGAAATCAGCAAATCCATCGAGCTTATCCGCTACTACGCCCGCCTTGCCCCCGAACTGCTTGCCCATAAAACCATCGCCACCCAAGCCAGCCTCAGCCAGGTCCGCTTCGAGCCTTTGGGCGTTGTTTTGGCGGTCATGCCGTGGAACTACCCTGTTTGGCAGATTTTACGATTTGCCATCCCTGCCCTCTGTGCCGGCAATGCCTGCGCGGTCAAACCTGCGCCCAGTGTCGCCCGCGTCAGCGAAACCCTATTCAGCCTTGTCCCCGAAGGTTTGCCGCTTATCGGCGCATGGTTGAGCCATGAAGACACGCTTAAAGCCATTGAAGATACCGATGCCATGGCATTTACCGGTTCGACCCATACCGGCCGCCTGCTGGCCGCCCATGCAGGCAAACATCTGAAAAAAACCGTCCTTGAACTGGGCGGCAGCAATCCGTTTATCATTCTGCCCGATGCCGACCTGCAACGCGCAGCCATCGATGCCTGCTATTCGCGCTTCCGCGATGCCGGACAATCCTGCAATGCCGCCAAACGCATCGTTGTTACCCAGAATATTGCCGAACAATTTATCCCGCTCTTCCTTGCCGAGTGCGCCAAACTGCAAACCGGCAATCCCAAAAACCCGAACACTACCCTTGCCCCGCTTCACCGCCAAGACCTGCGTCAAACCGTACACGAGCAGGTTCAAGATGCGGTTGCACATGGCGCGCAATGCTTGAGCGGCGGCTATATCCCTGAGGGAGAAAGCTGGTTTTACCCTGCCACGGTATTGGATCAAGTCAACCCAAACTGCCGCGTTTGGCACGAAGAAGTCTTCGGCCCGGTTGCCATGATTTTACGTGCCGACAATCCGGATCATGCCGTCGCACTTGCCAACGACACACCTTTCGGCCTTGGCGCCTGCATCTACACAGCAGACACGGCAAACGCATGGCAATACGCCGAAAGAATCCAAGCAGGCTCTGTCTTTATCAACCGCCACACCAGCAGCGACCTGCGCCTCCCCTTTGGCGGCGTCAAAGCTTCCGGCTATGGACGCGAGCTATCAGAATTCGGGCTGTACGAGTTCGTCAACGTCAAAACCTATTGGCAAAAATAA
- a CDS encoding malic enzyme-like NAD(P)-binding protein, with translation MENSLKEAALQFHEFPVPGKISVTPTKSLATSKDLALAYSPGVAAPCMEIHDDPQTAYKYTAKGNLVAVISNGTAVLGLGNIGALAGKPVMEGKGVLFKKFAGVDVFDIEIDEKDPQKLVDIIASLEPTFGGINLEDIKAPECFYIERELRKRCKIPVFHDDQHGTAIITAAAVLNALRYTGRKIEEATLVCSGAGAAAIACLNQLLDLGLKRENVTVCDSKGVIYKTREDKDRMDESKQFYAIEDNGQRVLADAVKGKDIFLGLSGANLLTPEMLNTMNEKPIVFAMANPNPEILPPLAKETRPDVVIGTGRSDFPNQVNNVLCFPFIFRGALDVGATTINEEMKRACVYALADLAMEEVTEEVVAAYGKKFEFGAEYLIPTPFDSRLLPRVASATAKAAMESGVATRPIADLDAYAAKLAEWKL, from the coding sequence ATGGAAAATTCATTAAAAGAAGCCGCCCTGCAGTTCCACGAATTCCCCGTGCCGGGCAAAATCTCCGTTACCCCAACCAAATCTTTGGCCACTTCTAAAGACTTGGCGTTGGCGTACTCTCCGGGCGTAGCCGCTCCTTGTATGGAAATCCATGACGATCCTCAAACTGCCTACAAATACACTGCCAAAGGCAACTTGGTTGCCGTGATTTCCAACGGTACCGCAGTGTTGGGTTTGGGCAACATCGGTGCGTTGGCCGGTAAACCTGTAATGGAAGGCAAAGGTGTATTGTTCAAAAAATTCGCCGGCGTTGACGTATTCGATATCGAAATCGATGAAAAAGACCCACAAAAATTGGTAGACATCATCGCTTCTTTGGAACCGACTTTCGGCGGCATCAACCTCGAAGATATCAAAGCGCCTGAGTGCTTCTATATCGAACGCGAATTGCGCAAACGTTGCAAAATCCCTGTATTCCACGACGACCAACACGGTACCGCCATCATTACTGCTGCCGCTGTATTGAACGCTTTGCGTTATACCGGCCGCAAAATTGAAGAAGCGACTTTGGTGTGCTCCGGTGCAGGTGCCGCAGCGATTGCTTGCTTGAACCAATTGCTGGATTTGGGTCTGAAACGTGAAAACGTAACCGTCTGCGACTCCAAAGGCGTGATTTATAAAACCCGCGAAGACAAAGACCGTATGGACGAGTCCAAACAGTTCTACGCCATCGAAGACAACGGCCAACGCGTATTGGCTGATGCCGTTAAAGGTAAAGATATCTTCTTGGGTCTGTCCGGTGCAAACCTGCTGACTCCTGAAATGCTGAACACCATGAACGAAAAACCAATCGTGTTCGCTATGGCAAACCCAAATCCGGAAATTTTGCCTCCTTTGGCAAAAGAAACCCGTCCGGATGTGGTGATCGGTACCGGCCGCTCAGACTTCCCGAACCAAGTAAACAACGTATTGTGCTTCCCATTCATCTTCCGTGGCGCATTGGATGTCGGCGCGACCACCATCAATGAAGAAATGAAACGCGCTTGCGTATACGCTTTGGCTGACTTGGCAATGGAAGAGGTAACTGAAGAAGTGGTTGCCGCTTACGGTAAGAAATTTGAATTCGGCGCGGAATACCTGATTCCTACCCCATTCGACTCCCGCCTGTTGCCTCGCGTTGCTTCTGCTACTGCTAAAGCAGCTATGGAAAGCGGCGTGGCTACCCGTCCAATCGCCGACTTGGATGCGTACGCTGCTAAATTGGCTGAATGGAAACTGTAA
- the tmk gene encoding dTMP kinase → MKPRFITLDGIDGAGKSTNLAVMKAWFEKHQLPVLFTREPGGTPAGEALREILLNPATQVSLRTETLLMFAARQQHLETVILPALKNGTHVVSDRFTDATFAYQGGGRGVPLQDIATLEHWVQGDFRPDLTLLLDVPLEVSMARINQTREKDRFEQEEAEFFNRVREVYLQRANEQPERYAVIDSSQSLDAVKNQIETALDSHFELNV, encoded by the coding sequence ATGAAACCCAGATTTATTACCCTTGACGGCATAGACGGCGCAGGCAAATCCACCAACCTCGCCGTAATGAAAGCATGGTTTGAAAAACACCAACTGCCCGTGTTGTTTACGCGCGAACCTGGAGGCACTCCGGCCGGAGAAGCATTGCGTGAAATCCTGCTCAACCCAGCCACCCAAGTCAGTCTGCGTACCGAAACGCTGCTGATGTTTGCAGCCAGACAGCAACACTTAGAAACGGTCATTCTGCCTGCCCTGAAAAACGGCACGCATGTCGTTTCCGACCGCTTTACCGATGCAACGTTTGCCTATCAAGGCGGCGGACGAGGCGTTCCCTTGCAAGATATTGCTACGCTTGAGCATTGGGTGCAGGGCGATTTCCGCCCAGATTTAACTTTGCTGTTGGATGTGCCTTTGGAAGTGTCAATGGCGCGCATCAACCAAACGCGTGAGAAAGACCGCTTTGAACAAGAAGAAGCCGAGTTTTTCAATCGGGTGCGCGAAGTGTATTTGCAACGTGCTAACGAACAGCCGGAACGCTATGCCGTCATCGACAGCAGCCAAAGTCTGGACGCGGTAAAAAATCAGATTGAAACCGCGCTAGACAGTCATTTTGAATTGAATGTTTAA